One window of Pyxicephalus adspersus chromosome 4, UCB_Pads_2.0, whole genome shotgun sequence genomic DNA carries:
- the GNG4 gene encoding guanine nucleotide-binding protein G(I)/G(S)/G(O) subunit gamma-4, which produces MKDIVSNNSTTSISQARNAVEQLKMEACMDRIKISKAAADLMAYCDAHVREDPLILPVPASENPFREKKFFCTIL; this is translated from the exons ATGAAGGACATTGTATCTAACAACAGCACAACAAGCATCTCTCAAGCACGAAATGCAGTAGAGCAGCTCAAGATGGAAGCTTGCATGGACAGAATAAAg aTATCCAAAGCTGCAGCAGATTTGATGGCCTATTGTGATGCCCATGTTCGAGAAGATCCACTTATACTTCCAGTGCCTGCCTCAGAAAATCCATTTAGGGAGAAGAAATTCTTTTGTACAATTCTCTAA